Proteins from a genomic interval of Tenacibaculum sp. SZ-18:
- a CDS encoding DUF6768 family protein, whose protein sequence is MEEFKDLDELIKETLTKEEARFYDELDEQNMWQMMFGIFKGKNSWVTMLIAIVQLLWFGVFVYCAIQFFNATETNDLIRWGVFGSLSIMASSMLKFYTWMQMDKMALLREIKRLELQVSSLSGKLSE, encoded by the coding sequence ATGGAAGAATTTAAAGATTTAGATGAGTTAATAAAAGAAACATTAACTAAAGAAGAAGCAAGATTTTACGATGAACTTGATGAGCAAAACATGTGGCAAATGATGTTTGGTATATTTAAAGGGAAAAATAGTTGGGTTACTATGTTAATAGCAATTGTTCAGCTACTTTGGTTTGGAGTATTCGTATACTGTGCAATTCAGTTTTTTAACGCGACAGAGACCAATGATTTAATTCGTTGGGGAGTATTTGGTTCTTTAAGCATAATGGCTTCTTCAATGCTGAAATTTTATACTTGGATGCAAATGGATAAAATGGCATTATTAAGAGAGATAAAACGTTTAGAATTGCAAGTTTCTTCTTTGTCGGGAAAATTATCTGAGTAA
- a CDS encoding RNA polymerase sigma factor: MKNKDKEIDTKLILDYQSGKSSAFIVLVKRWHVGFCKLACFYVKDRDVAKDIAQESWTIIYNKLEDLKDPMKFKSWAISIVTRRAIDFLRAQEREQKRKIEYQALVSNNQDETEGDREEIKRILLQEIQKLSSDHQQVLQLFYVESYSLKEIGNTLGISVGTTKSRLFHAREQLKKVILKYRKNGRI, translated from the coding sequence ATGAAAAACAAGGATAAAGAAATAGATACAAAATTGATTTTAGACTATCAGTCTGGTAAGTCTTCTGCATTTATAGTATTAGTAAAACGTTGGCATGTAGGGTTTTGTAAACTTGCATGTTTTTATGTAAAGGATAGGGATGTAGCTAAAGACATTGCCCAAGAAAGTTGGACGATTATTTACAATAAACTTGAAGATTTGAAAGATCCAATGAAGTTTAAAAGTTGGGCAATTAGTATTGTAACCAGAAGAGCAATTGATTTTTTGAGAGCGCAAGAACGAGAGCAAAAAAGAAAAATTGAGTACCAAGCACTTGTGTCGAATAATCAAGATGAAACAGAAGGTGATAGAGAAGAAATAAAACGAATTCTTCTTCAAGAAATACAAAAGTTAAGTAGCGATCATCAGCAAGTATTACAGTTGTTTTATGTTGAAAGTTACTCGTTAAAAGAAATAGGAAATACATTAGGAATATCTGTCGGTACTACAAAGTCAAGATTATTTCATGCCAGAGAACAGTTGAAAAAAGTAATATTAAAATATAGAAAAAATGGAAGAATTTAA
- the rocD gene encoding ornithine--oxo-acid transaminase translates to MAVLGKLTSQQAIDLENKYGAHNYHPLPVVLSKGEGVYVWDVEGKKYYDFLSAYSAINQGHCHPKIIKALVDQSEVLTLTSRAFHNDVLGQYEKYITTLFGYDKVLPMNTGVEGGETALKLCRKWAYKVKGIEENKAKILFAENNFWGRTLAAVSSSTDPSAYNDYGPYLPGFEIVKYNDLEALEKALEDPNVAGFMVEPIQGEAGVMVPDEGYLKKAYELCKTKNVLFIADEVQTGISRTGKLFCCQHEDVKPDILILGKALSGGVFPVSAALADDEIMMTIKPGEHGSTFGGNPLACKVAMAALEVAVDEKLAENAERLGQIFRDEMSKLVDETELVNLVRGKGLLNAIVINDTEDSDTAWNICMKLRDNGLLAKPTHGNIIRFAPPLVMNEDELRDCISIIKKTIMEFDK, encoded by the coding sequence ATGGCTGTTTTAGGAAAATTAACGTCACAGCAAGCAATCGATTTAGAAAACAAGTATGGTGCCCATAACTACCATCCGTTACCAGTTGTATTAAGTAAAGGTGAAGGAGTTTATGTTTGGGATGTAGAAGGAAAGAAATATTACGATTTCCTATCGGCATACTCTGCGATAAATCAAGGACATTGTCACCCAAAGATTATTAAAGCTCTGGTGGATCAATCTGAAGTATTAACTCTTACTTCGAGAGCATTTCATAATGATGTTTTAGGTCAGTATGAAAAATACATTACAACTTTATTTGGTTACGATAAAGTTTTACCAATGAATACAGGAGTTGAAGGAGGAGAAACAGCTTTAAAACTATGTAGAAAATGGGCATATAAAGTAAAAGGAATTGAAGAGAATAAAGCAAAGATATTATTCGCAGAAAATAATTTCTGGGGAAGAACTTTAGCTGCTGTATCATCTTCTACAGATCCAAGTGCTTACAATGATTATGGGCCTTATTTACCTGGATTCGAAATTGTAAAGTACAATGATTTAGAAGCTTTAGAAAAAGCTTTAGAGGATCCAAATGTTGCTGGATTTATGGTAGAGCCAATTCAGGGAGAAGCTGGAGTAATGGTGCCAGATGAAGGGTATTTGAAAAAAGCTTATGAGTTATGTAAGACAAAGAATGTATTGTTTATTGCAGACGAAGTTCAAACAGGTATTTCAAGAACTGGTAAATTATTCTGTTGTCAACATGAAGATGTTAAACCAGATATTTTAATTTTAGGTAAGGCTTTATCTGGGGGAGTTTTCCCAGTTTCAGCTGCTTTAGCAGATGATGAAATTATGATGACCATAAAGCCTGGAGAACATGGATCTACATTTGGAGGAAACCCATTAGCTTGTAAAGTTGCAATGGCAGCATTAGAAGTTGCTGTTGACGAAAAGTTAGCGGAAAACGCTGAGCGATTAGGACAAATTTTCAGAGATGAGATGAGTAAGCTAGTTGATGAAACAGAACTAGTAAACTTAGTTCGTGGTAAAGGATTATTAAATGCAATTGTAATTAATGATACAGAAGATAGTGATACAGCATGGAACATTTGTATGAAGTTACGTGATAACGGTTTATTAGCAAAACCAACTCATGGTAATATCATCAGATTTGCTCCACCGCTAGTAATGAATGAAGATGAGTTAAGGGATTGTATTTCTATCATTAAGAAAACAATTATGGAGTTCGATAAATAA
- a CDS encoding DUF6452 family protein: MKILKQLFFFSIITFTISACDTDDFCEISSPTPNLILRFYDKDVNDDLKIVQRLSIIANGKTDSLYTNRSVDSISIPLNTNVTETIYTFKRNESDGNLIGNETATLTIRYTPEEEYLSRSCGFRFIFNNLTFEKTGWIDGLSVTTLETINSQENAHVNIFH; this comes from the coding sequence ATGAAAATTCTAAAGCAGCTATTTTTTTTTAGCATTATTACGTTCACAATTTCAGCTTGTGATACTGATGATTTTTGTGAAATTAGTTCACCCACGCCTAACTTAATTCTTCGTTTTTACGATAAGGATGTGAATGATGATCTAAAAATTGTGCAAAGGCTCTCTATAATAGCTAATGGAAAAACAGATAGTTTGTATACTAATAGATCTGTTGATAGTATTTCCATTCCTCTAAATACCAATGTAACTGAAACAATTTACACCTTTAAAAGAAATGAATCTGATGGAAATTTAATTGGAAATGAAACTGCCACATTAACTATTAGATATACTCCAGAAGAAGAATACCTATCAAGATCATGTGGGTTTAGATTTATTTTTAACAACTTAACATTCGAAAAAACAGGTTGGATTGATGGGCTATCAGTAACAACTTTAGAAACAATAAACTCACAAGAAAATGCGCACGTCAACATTTTTCATTAG
- the rlmD gene encoding 23S rRNA (uracil(1939)-C(5))-methyltransferase RlmD — protein sequence MPRRERNKFVKRGEVIELLIEDYAFGGKGIGKIRSELGEFVVFVPNTLPGQLVKARVAKSQKKYAECKLIEVLKSSEDEVAMDYQEIPGAPYIKLPVEKQHNYKHTSTLDLFKRIGKVANIEDLFDEFVSSPNLFHYRNKMEYSFSAIGFDREKNTDVDEFTLGFKKRGVWWMGVNLEKDSGLFDKAVEDNIKNIKTYCKETGLAPWHGPRKEGFFRYFVVRKSYKTNKLLFNLVTTSGDLDKFNLDKFAHYLTKLFGDRVAGLLHSINDETGDRTIATSGSIQLVYGKDKIVEELLGLNFEISMKSFFQTNPKSAEKLYSKVIEYALENKDAIDNTVVMDLFCGTGTIGQILASKGSNTKIIGVDIVASAIADAKKNAKRNNIEGVEFYAADVGKFLFEHPEFKNKIRTIILDPARAGIAPKTLKKIINLNADRMVYVSCNPATQARDTEQLIEAGYNLKKISMVDQFPHTSHIETVVLFEK from the coding sequence ATGCCAAGAAGAGAACGCAATAAATTTGTTAAACGAGGAGAAGTAATTGAGTTACTAATTGAAGATTATGCTTTTGGTGGAAAAGGTATCGGGAAAATAAGATCAGAACTAGGAGAGTTTGTAGTTTTTGTTCCAAATACATTACCAGGTCAATTAGTTAAAGCCAGAGTTGCAAAATCTCAAAAGAAATACGCAGAATGCAAATTAATTGAAGTTCTTAAATCATCTGAAGATGAAGTTGCCATGGATTATCAAGAAATTCCTGGTGCACCGTATATAAAACTTCCAGTAGAAAAGCAGCATAATTATAAACACACAAGTACTTTAGATTTATTTAAAAGAATCGGTAAAGTTGCTAATATTGAAGATTTATTTGATGAGTTTGTAAGTTCTCCAAACTTATTTCATTATAGAAATAAAATGGAATATAGTTTCTCTGCAATTGGTTTTGATAGAGAGAAAAATACTGATGTAGATGAATTTACACTTGGTTTTAAAAAACGTGGTGTTTGGTGGATGGGTGTAAATCTTGAAAAAGATTCTGGTTTATTTGATAAAGCTGTTGAGGACAATATCAAAAATATAAAAACCTACTGTAAGGAAACAGGATTAGCTCCATGGCATGGACCTAGAAAAGAAGGTTTTTTCAGATACTTTGTAGTTAGAAAATCATACAAGACAAATAAATTATTATTTAATTTAGTTACTACTTCAGGAGATTTAGACAAATTTAACTTGGATAAGTTCGCGCATTATTTAACTAAACTATTTGGTGATCGTGTAGCTGGATTATTGCATTCTATAAATGATGAAACGGGAGATAGAACAATCGCGACTTCAGGCAGTATTCAATTAGTGTATGGGAAAGATAAGATTGTAGAGGAATTATTAGGATTGAATTTTGAGATCAGCATGAAAAGCTTCTTTCAAACTAATCCTAAATCCGCAGAAAAACTATACTCTAAAGTAATTGAATATGCTTTAGAAAATAAAGATGCAATTGATAATACTGTTGTGATGGATTTATTCTGTGGAACAGGAACTATTGGTCAAATATTAGCTTCCAAAGGAAGTAACACAAAAATAATTGGAGTTGATATTGTAGCTTCTGCTATTGCTGACGCAAAGAAAAATGCCAAAAGAAACAACATAGAAGGTGTTGAGTTTTATGCTGCTGATGTTGGTAAGTTCTTATTCGAGCATCCTGAATTTAAAAATAAAATCAGAACAATAATTTTAGATCCAGCAAGAGCTGGAATTGCTCCAAAAACACTTAAAAAAATCATAAATCTAAATGCGGATAGAATGGTTTATGTATCTTGTAACCCAGCAACTCAAGCAAGAGATACAGAGCAATTAATTGAAGCAGGATATAACTTGAAAAAGATTAGTATGGTCGATCAATTTCCACATACTTCTCATATTGAAACTGTAGTATTGTTTGAAAAATAA